TGTTGAACATGGAAAAGAATGGGGACTCGAGGAATCAAGAAAATGGCTGATGGCCAATTATCATAAACCATCCGATAACTATGAACCGGAAATATGGAATTTTAATGGCATGATCGAAGATGTTAAAGTATATTTTGAAGTTGGTTATAACTTGAGTATGACCAATGAATTTCCTGAATGGAATGCTGCTTCTCCTTTTAAATCCCTTCGGGATAAAATGATGAAAAAATAATTTTAAATATCTGATTTAGAACTGTTAAAATCAGTGCTGAAAGATATTTAATTTAAAGTGTATGATAATCGAATTACTCAGAAATAATTTACATCCTAAAGATGAATTTTTCGATGCACGGAAGTGCAAAAAGTAATGTGTCAAACTAGCGAAACAGCTGCTCGGTGTCGACCAACGAATCTGTGGCATTTGTGTTTCTGTTTGCCCGATTGGGAAAAAAGAATCAAAGAATAATGATTATGCTTTCCGATAAACTAAATGGGATTAAAACTACATTTCGTTCACTCCGATACCGAAATTACCGGCTATTTTTTTATGGGCAAAGCATCTCGCTTATCGGAACTTGGATACAACGGATCACTACTCCCTGGCTGGTTTATGAATTGACAGGATCGGCATTTATGCTTGGTCTGGTTGGATTTGCCGGACAAATTCCTACTTTTTTAATTGCACCATTCGCAGGGGTTCTGACGGATCGGTGGAACCGCTATCATATTCTGATCATCACTCAAATTGCGGCCATGATTCAGGCGTTAATTTTGGCTATTCTTTACATTTCAGGAAGCATCGAGGTTTGGCACATTGTTGTTCTCAGTATATTTCTTGGAATTATCAATGCATTCGATATTCCATCCAGGCAGTCGTTTGTTATTGAGATGATCGAAAAAAAAGAAGACCTGGGAAATGCAATTGCCCTCAATTCATCGATGTTTAATGGTGCACGTTTATTGGGTCCGTCTATAGCAGGTATTTTAATCGCCTTTGCCGGCGAAGGTATTTGCTTTTTCCTGAACGCTTTCAGTTATATTTTTGTGATTGCATCACTGCTGATGATGAAGGTAGCTCCCAGAAAAGTAGAGTATGAGAATAAACGGGTCCTTAAACAATTTAAGGAAGGATTTGCCTACACTTTTGGGTTTGCCCCCATTAAATATATTATACTGCTGATTGCACTGGTTGGATTGATGGGAATGCCTTATACAGTGCTCATGCCTGTTTTTGCTAAAACCATACTTAATGGTGGATCACACACTTTTGGATTTTTAATGGGAGCTTCAGGCTTAGGTGCATTAACAGGAGCACTTTATCTGGCTTCCCGTAAAAATGTATTGGGACTTGACAAAATCATACCTATCGCTGCTGCAATTTTCGGTTTGGGACTCATTTTATTTGCTTTATCGACCTATTTCCTTCTATCCGCAGTTTTGATGGTGGTCATTGGATTGGGCATGATGCTTCAAATGGCCTCAAGCAATACCATTTTACAAACGATTGTTGACGATGATAAACGAGGCAGGGTACTCAGTTTTTATGCGATGGCATTTATGGGAACTGCTCCCTTCGGTAGCTTTTTAGCCGGTAGCTTAGCAGACAGTATCGGTGCTCCGGCTACTTTGGTAATCGGAGGTATTTCTTGTATTATCGGAGCTTATATTTTTGCCCGCAAACTCCCTGAACTTAAAGCGGTTGTGAGTCCGATTTATATCAATCTTGGTATTATCCCTGAAGGGTCATTGGGAGTTCAATCGGTGGTTGGATCAAATATTCCGGAAGAAAAATAAGATGAACTATTTTACCTTGCATCGAATAAATCAATCTTTCATAAAACAATCTC
The genomic region above belongs to Bacteroidota bacterium and contains:
- a CDS encoding MFS transporter yields the protein MLSDKLNGIKTTFRSLRYRNYRLFFYGQSISLIGTWIQRITTPWLVYELTGSAFMLGLVGFAGQIPTFLIAPFAGVLTDRWNRYHILIITQIAAMIQALILAILYISGSIEVWHIVVLSIFLGIINAFDIPSRQSFVIEMIEKKEDLGNAIALNSSMFNGARLLGPSIAGILIAFAGEGICFFLNAFSYIFVIASLLMMKVAPRKVEYENKRVLKQFKEGFAYTFGFAPIKYIILLIALVGLMGMPYTVLMPVFAKTILNGGSHTFGFLMGASGLGALTGALYLASRKNVLGLDKIIPIAAAIFGLGLILFALSTYFLLSAVLMVVIGLGMMLQMASSNTILQTIVDDDKRGRVLSFYAMAFMGTAPFGSFLAGSLADSIGAPATLVIGGISCIIGAYIFARKLPELKAVVSPIYINLGIIPEGSLGVQSVVGSNIPEEK